From a single Fusarium fujikuroi IMI 58289 draft genome, chromosome FFUJ_chr03 genomic region:
- a CDS encoding related to C6 zink-finger protein PRO1A, with amino-acid sequence MSTLPPDHRKGVSRATGSTVNMTVSQSSKAKPASKASNGKPKTKTQMHRRSRTGCYTCRLRRKKCDEGTPMCTACKHLGLQCEYKRPMWWSNNDMRRKHKEDIKMIIKRKKLSEKSSHNIQNSVTSSPPGLTHSLPTSATFTDPLDRTRSASIDSQFPAAFNFNSPPSGNEYGFGAPMHPEFMFGSYSPYEIDVKTERQMFVNDVPTVRESHISTFSTYHTPPPAGTILPNGPLDGEWAEQVFQERKESLSEETLNCNFFDFSHGPSTESRQVKIELDENDQRLLDHFIQFVLPTIFPILESNQHCSVSSDLILPALQSNSAYLHCCLSVAAQHLKSHTNGSTSTEDIDNDIMRHRYATIWALCEALKKDENHQQILEATLGLIFFQSVVGRYDDGLLDIPWHQHFQAAISLVQKLDLPGIVSDPTRASMQTPFNMSLSSWIDILGATMKGRSPTFAHTYREKHLSQLNPSLGLRELMGCDDRVMYLISEIACLESLKKDGMDDFTLCQHVSALGEQISLTEMGDAGPKMPFNANGSLSPKQLSKNMTMAFRIAARIFLCSLVPGFNPRQPSPMGLVEKLTTVLQHIPSGPNGFDRNLAWVYLIGGSISVPGSSFRAFFEDRLAQLGDSARFGTMGRVATLLHEVWVHNDSLSGVSTPGSTTSEASQLHIHWRDVMESKGWDFLLI; translated from the exons ATGTCTACGCTGCCCCCCGACCATCGCAAAGGCGTGTCGCGAGCAACTGGAAGCACCGTCAACATGACTGTATCACAGTCTTCAAAGGCCAAACCGGCCTCCAAAGCCAGCAATGGCAagccaaagacaaagacgcAGATGCATCGTCGTTCAAGAACAG GCTGCTATACTTGCCGTCTGCGACGCAAGAAATGCGACGAGGGAACTCCCATGTGCACAGCCTGCAAGCACCTCGGCTTGCAATGCGAGTACAAGCGACCCATGTGGTGGAGCAACAACGATATGCGAAGGAAACACAAGGAGGAcatcaagatgatcatcAAGCGCAAGAAGCTCTCTGAGAAGTCATCACACAACATCCAGAACTCTGTCACCAGCTCTCCTCCTGGCCTCACCCACTCTCTTCCCACATCAGCCACATTCACTGATCCTCTCGACCGCACAAGATCCGCCTCCATTGACTCACAATTCCCAGCTGCTTTCAACTTTAACAGCCCTCCTAGTGGCAATGAGTATGGATTCGGTGCGCCAATGCACCCTGAGTTCATGTTTGGCAGCTACTCGCCTTATGAGATCGATGTCAAGACAGAGCGACAGATGTTTGTGAATGATGTGCCCACAGTTCGCGAATCACACATATCCACCTTCAGCACTTACCACACTCCTCCCCCAGCTGGTACTATTCTGCCCAACGGTCCTCTTGACGGCGAGTGGGCCGAGCAGGTCTTCCAAGAGCGCAAGGAATCCCTTTCAGAGGAGACTCTCAACTGCAACTTCTTCGACTTTTCACATGGCCCTTCCACAGAGTCGAGGCAAGTCAAGATTGAGTTGGATGAGAATGACCAGCGTCTGCTGGACCACTTCATCCAGTTCGTTCTGCCAACCATCTTTCCCATCCTCGAGTCCAACCAACATTGCTCAGTCAGCTCAGATCTGATCCTCCCTGCTCTTCAATCAAACAGTGCCTACCTTCACTGCTGCCTGAGTGTCGCTGCCCAACACCTCAAATCACATACCAATGGCTCCACCTCTACCGAGGACATCGACAACGACATCATGCGCCATCGCTATGCTACCATCTGGGCTCTTTGcgaggctctcaagaaggacgagaATCACCAGCAAATTCTCGAAGCAACCCTTggcctcatcttcttccaatctGTAGTTGGCCGCTATGACGATGGCCTTCTCGATATTCCTTGGCACCAGCACTTCCAGGCTGCCATCAGCTTGGTACAGAAGCTTGACCTTCCCGGCATCGTCTCCGATCCTACTCGGGCTTCAATGCAAACCCCCTTCAACATGTCTCTCTCGTCATGGATTGACATTCTCGGTGCCACGATGAAGGGTCGCTCACCAACATTTGCTCACACTTACCGCGAGAAGCATCTTTCTCAGCTGAACCCTAGCCTCGGCCTGCGTGAGCTGATGGGCTGTGATGACCGGGTCATGTATCTCATTTCCGAGATCGCCTGCCTTGAGtctctcaagaaggatggcATGGATGACTTCACACTCTGCCAGCATGTCTCTGCCCTTGGAGAACAGATTAGCTTGACCGAGATGGGTGATGCAGGCCCCAAGATGCCTTTCAATGCCAATGGCAGCCTTTCACCTAAGCAGCTTTCTAAGAACATGACCATGGCCTTCCGCATTGCGGCTCGCATCTTCCTCTGCAGCCTGGTTCCTGGATTCAACCCCAGACAGCCATCCCCTATGGGcttggttgagaagctgactACGGTGCTTCAACACATTCCCTCGGGCCCCAATGGGTTTGACCGCAACCTTGCTTGGGTCTATCTCATTGGCGGCTCCATCAGCGTTCCTGGTAGCTCATTCCGTGCATTCTTCGAGGACCGCCTGGCTCAGCTGGGCGACTCGGCTAGGTTTGGCACCATGGGACGTGTAGCCACCCTCCTGCACGAGGTGTGGGTTCATAATGACAGCCTCTCGGGTGTGAGCACACCCGGGTCCACGACGTCTGAGGCGTCCCAGCTGCACATCCACTGGCGGGATGTCATGGAATCGAAGGGATGGGACTTTTTGTTGATCTGA